A single genomic interval of Syntrophales bacterium harbors:
- a CDS encoding putative toxin-antitoxin system toxin component, PIN family yields the protein MKAVFDTNVLIAAFLTEGICVKLLIRARRRDFDMILCDEILHEFKRVLKKKFAASPHEMSEALTILSAAAQDILGQTDSIVPICRDLDDDLILACARDAVADYVVTGDEDLLVLKNYEGISILSPREFEKLFPD from the coding sequence GTGAAGGCAGTTTTCGATACGAACGTTCTTATCGCAGCCTTCCTCACGGAGGGAATCTGTGTCAAGCTCCTTATCCGGGCACGCAGGCGGGATTTCGACATGATTTTATGCGATGAAATACTTCATGAATTTAAGCGTGTCCTTAAGAAAAAATTTGCTGCCTCTCCTCATGAAATGTCCGAAGCACTGACTATTCTTTCTGCGGCAGCGCAAGATATTCTCGGACAGACTGATTCGATTGTGCCCATCTGCAGGGATTTGGATGACGACCTGATTCTGGCCTGTGCCAGAGATGCTGTTGCAGACTACGTCGTTACCGGAGATGAAGACTTATTGGTCTTGAAGAATTATGAGGGCATAAGCATCCTAAGCCCCAGGGAATTTGAGAAGC
- a CDS encoding ribbon-helix-helix domain-containing protein, translated as MRTVLSVSLPDNMAAELEAIAKAMGRNKSDIVKESLGLFLWETKFRNIRKKLSPKAKAAGVVTEEDVFKAVS; from the coding sequence ATGAGAACCGTCTTGTCGGTAAGCTTGCCGGATAACATGGCTGCGGAACTTGAAGCCATTGCCAAAGCAATGGGCAGGAACAAGAGCGACATTGTAAAGGAATCATTGGGATTGTTTCTGTGGGAAACGAAGTTCCGCAATATAAGGAAGAAACTCTCCCCCAAGGCTAAGGCTGCCGGTGTTGTTACTGAAGAGGATGTCTTTAAGGCGGTATCGTGA